A part of Chloroflexota bacterium genomic DNA contains:
- the feoB gene encoding ferrous iron transport protein B: MRIALIGQPNCGKSTLFNQVAGYKAETGNFSGTTVTFTESKVRVLGDVVDVVDLPGTYSLAGTNPAEREVIKYLTSNAVDMVINVLDASHLSYGLAMTVEVLELGVPMVVALNMMDEADRMGIRVDVEKLKEFIGAPVIPMIASKGRGIQPLFVTAYHVGQEKKLPIQPTYSTDIERYLGSLVHDLDGVESYLNQREVAIKLLEGDQEILADIFQQKPDIEEKLETYRKSLKMDRGQSPEWVINSERIGLADKLAKQVVLQGKRKITFRDKLDDVLLHPVFGYFFLIMILFGFFQVVYAIGGVLEAPLMNLFTQLEVWILSLFTNDSGFVPQITVALVQGVSGGVAIVLPYLVPFLFGLGLLEDIGYLPRVAFLMDALMHKLGLHGKSIVPFILGFGCNVPAIMSTRILEDKRERFISAALSTLVPCAARLAVVFGLVAYYLGPILALGIYLFDLFVIAVTAKVLSKLVPDESPGLILEMPVYRIPTLRSVASKAWWRIREFIVEAWPLLIVGSVVLSVLNYLNVSIYLNTLVRPLSWALGLPSQVGVPLIFGVLRKELSLVMLGQALGSMDFNMVLTPAQMITYAVFVVFYVPCLATMLVIKKELGTKMMWQIAGLTILIATLAGLVARGFALIIF; this comes from the coding sequence ATGCGAATTGCACTCATCGGTCAGCCAAATTGTGGCAAAAGCACTTTATTTAACCAGGTCGCTGGATATAAAGCGGAAACCGGTAATTTCTCCGGCACAACAGTCACCTTTACAGAGAGTAAAGTCCGGGTATTGGGGGATGTGGTTGATGTCGTTGATTTGCCCGGCACGTACAGCCTGGCCGGGACCAATCCGGCTGAAAGAGAAGTGATTAAATATCTGACATCCAACGCGGTTGATATGGTGATCAATGTGTTGGATGCTTCGCATCTCTCCTATGGCCTTGCGATGACAGTAGAAGTACTCGAATTGGGCGTGCCAATGGTGGTGGCCCTTAATATGATGGACGAAGCCGACCGCATGGGCATCCGAGTGGATGTTGAGAAATTGAAAGAGTTCATTGGTGCTCCAGTGATCCCGATGATTGCCTCCAAGGGACGCGGGATTCAGCCCCTTTTCGTGACCGCTTATCATGTCGGTCAGGAAAAGAAACTGCCAATCCAGCCAACTTACAGCACAGATATCGAACGTTATCTTGGTTCGCTGGTCCATGACTTGGATGGGGTTGAGAGCTACCTCAACCAGCGGGAGGTGGCGATCAAACTGTTGGAAGGGGACCAGGAAATCCTCGCAGATATCTTTCAACAGAAACCCGACATTGAAGAGAAGCTTGAAACTTATCGTAAGTCATTAAAAATGGACCGGGGACAATCCCCGGAATGGGTGATCAACAGTGAAAGGATCGGCCTGGCGGATAAACTCGCTAAACAGGTCGTCCTGCAGGGTAAGCGCAAAATTACCTTCCGGGATAAGCTGGATGATGTCCTCCTGCACCCGGTGTTTGGCTATTTTTTCCTTATTATGATCCTCTTCGGCTTCTTCCAGGTGGTTTATGCGATAGGCGGGGTGTTGGAAGCTCCGCTGATGAATCTGTTTACCCAGCTGGAAGTGTGGATTCTATCCCTGTTCACTAATGACAGCGGATTTGTCCCGCAGATCACGGTAGCGCTGGTCCAGGGTGTGTCAGGTGGTGTAGCGATCGTGCTGCCTTATCTGGTGCCTTTCCTGTTCGGACTGGGTTTGCTGGAGGATATTGGCTATCTGCCGCGGGTGGCTTTCCTGATGGATGCCCTGATGCACAAATTGGGATTGCACGGTAAATCCATTGTGCCGTTCATCCTCGGTTTCGGCTGCAATGTCCCGGCGATTATGTCCACTCGCATCCTTGAAGATAAACGTGAGCGGTTCATCTCCGCTGCGCTATCCACCCTGGTGCCTTGTGCCGCCCGGTTGGCGGTGGTTTTTGGTTTGGTGGCTTATTATCTGGGGCCGATCCTTGCTCTCGGTATCTATCTTTTTGACCTGTTTGTAATCGCCGTGACAGCGAAGGTGTTGTCAAAATTGGTGCCGGATGAATCACCGGGTTTGATCCTGGAGATGCCGGTCTATCGTATCCCGACTTTACGATCAGTCGCCAGCAAGGCCTGGTGGCGGATTCGGGAGTTCATCGTGGAAGCCTGGCCGCTGCTGATAGTGGGCAGTGTGGTGCTTTCGGTTCTCAATTATCTCAACGTCTCAATCTATCTGAACACTTTGGTCAGACCGTTGTCCTGGGCGCTAGGGCTGCCCAGCCAGGTTGGTGTACCGCTGATCTTTGGTGTGCTGCGGAAAGAACTATCACTTGTTATGCTTGGGCAAGCACTGGGCTCAATGGACTTCAATATGGTCCTGACACCGGCCCAGATGATTACCTACGCTGTTTTTGTTGTGTTCTATGTCCCCTGTCTGGCGACCATGTTAGTTATTAAAAAGGAGCTGGGAACAAAGATGATGTGGCAGATTGCAGGATTGACCATTCTGATTGCGACTCTGGCCGGTCTGGTTGCCCGTGGCTTTGCCCTGATCATTTTCTAA
- a CDS encoding class I SAM-dependent methyltransferase gives MAKFDHFSFIGPIYDHIFGRHEDLELLAIAKPAPEDRVLDVGGGTGRVSILFQPKVQSVVVSDSAIGMVRMAQERGLCTVVSHAEKLPYAAGQFDRVIMVDAFHHVADQLTTLDEMWRMTAPGGQIIIEEPDIQNFFVKLIALVEKLLLMRSHFVRPEVIAELGTRHRAAEVVIERRNGNAWIIITKSVDPEERS, from the coding sequence ATGGCAAAATTTGACCATTTCAGTTTTATTGGCCCAATCTATGACCATATCTTTGGCCGCCATGAAGATCTGGAACTGTTGGCCATTGCCAAGCCTGCCCCGGAGGATCGTGTTTTGGATGTGGGCGGGGGAACGGGAAGAGTTTCGATTTTATTCCAACCCAAAGTGCAATCGGTGGTGGTTTCAGATTCGGCGATTGGCATGGTGCGGATGGCGCAGGAACGCGGTCTTTGTACGGTTGTTTCTCATGCCGAAAAGCTGCCCTACGCCGCCGGTCAATTTGACAGAGTGATTATGGTGGATGCCTTTCATCATGTGGCGGATCAGCTTACTACGCTGGATGAGATGTGGCGGATGACCGCACCTGGGGGTCAGATCATCATCGAAGAACCGGATATCCAAAATTTCTTTGTGAAATTGATTGCTCTTGTTGAAAAGCTGCTCCTGATGCGCAGCCATTTTGTCCGCCCTGAAGTAATTGCTGAGCTGGGCACCCGGCACCGCGCTGCCGAGGTGGTAATTGAGCGAAGGAATGGTAACGCCTGGATTATAATAACCAAAAGTGTTGATCCAGAAGAGAGGAGCTAA
- a CDS encoding SCP2 sterol-binding domain-containing protein yields the protein MAEMDVSKIMMDIPKHFNPELAKGVSGTIQCIFSGDQASKWVIDIDDQTCTVEEGLADDPDMTIKAKGEDGVKILMGEMDPMRAYMLGKVKVLGDLSLGMKLAKLFTA from the coding sequence TTGGCTGAGATGGACGTTTCAAAGATAATGATGGATATCCCGAAGCATTTCAACCCCGAACTGGCCAAAGGCGTGTCCGGAACTATTCAATGCATATTCTCAGGAGACCAGGCATCCAAATGGGTGATTGATATTGACGATCAGACCTGTACCGTGGAAGAGGGGCTGGCGGATGACCCGGATATGACGATTAAGGCCAAGGGTGAGGATGGCGTGAAAATCCTGATGGGAGAAATGGACCCGATGCGGGCGTATATGTTAGGGAAGGTCAAGGTTTTGGGTGACCTCTCTCTGGGGATGAAACTGGCGAAACTTTTTACAGCCTAG
- a CDS encoding iron-sulfur cluster assembly protein: MSEEAPLNIPVWQVENTHPELIDALEEGLSEIVDPELGLNIIQLGLVRDIEIKEDHAVITMILTTPFCPYGPSMMESTRKRVEKILKMTTKINYGRETWDPTMMEEGLADDWGLF, encoded by the coding sequence ATGAGTGAAGAAGCCCCCTTAAATATCCCCGTTTGGCAAGTTGAAAACACCCATCCCGAACTGATCGATGCGCTTGAAGAAGGCCTGAGCGAGATTGTCGATCCGGAATTGGGATTGAACATCATTCAGCTGGGTTTGGTCCGGGATATTGAGATCAAAGAAGATCATGCCGTCATCACCATGATCCTGACCACCCCCTTCTGCCCCTATGGCCCGTCCATGATGGAATCAACCCGCAAACGGGTCGAGAAAATCCTCAAGATGACCACCAAGATCAATTATGGTCGTGAAACCTGGGACCCAACCATGATGGAAGAGGGCCTGGCTGATGACTGGGGCCTTTTCTAA
- the sufC gene encoding Fe-S cluster assembly ATPase SufC — protein MSELTIKDLHVSIEGKPIIKGLNLIIRQGEVHAIMGPNGTGKSTLAYTIMGHPSYEVTGGDILLDGQSILEMAPDERSRAGVFLAFQYPVSIPGVTVANFLRTAINGRRRHNNPPQEDISVLDFRKLLKSKMDLLEMDYSFGGRYLNEGFSGGEKKRTEVLQMAVLEPAFSIMDETDSGLDIDAIRIVSEGVNAIKGPGMGVVVITHYQRILNYIKPDFVHIMYNGKIVESGGRELSLQLEESGYDWVREKYGEPELVN, from the coding sequence ATGTCAGAACTGACCATTAAAGATTTGCACGTTTCCATCGAAGGGAAACCGATCATTAAGGGCTTGAACCTGATCATTCGGCAGGGTGAAGTCCATGCGATTATGGGACCAAATGGAACAGGGAAATCTACGCTTGCATACACGATCATGGGCCACCCGAGTTATGAAGTCACTGGTGGCGATATTTTATTAGATGGGCAAAGTATTCTTGAAATGGCGCCGGATGAACGCTCTAGGGCCGGGGTTTTCCTGGCTTTTCAATATCCGGTATCCATTCCCGGTGTGACAGTGGCAAACTTCCTGCGGACGGCTATCAATGGCCGTCGGCGGCACAATAATCCACCTCAAGAGGATATTTCCGTCCTAGATTTTCGCAAATTGCTCAAGAGTAAGATGGACCTGCTGGAAATGGATTATTCTTTTGGCGGTCGTTACTTGAATGAGGGTTTCTCCGGAGGTGAAAAGAAGCGCACCGAAGTGTTGCAAATGGCGGTTTTGGAGCCTGCTTTTTCCATCATGGATGAAACCGATTCCGGCCTGGATATTGATGCGATCCGGATTGTCTCCGAGGGTGTCAATGCTATCAAAGGGCCTGGAATGGGGGTTGTGGTTATCACACACTATCAGCGGATTTTGAACTACATCAAGCCTGATTTTGTACATATTATGTATAACGGCAAGATTGTTGAATCCGGCGGGCGGGAACTGTCATTGCAGCTTGAAGAAAGCGGCTATGATTGGGTTCGTGAAAAGTATGGTGAGCCAGAGCTGGTAAATTAA
- the sufB gene encoding Fe-S cluster assembly protein SufB, producing MGDHQETEFLNELSEYQYGFSDPETYVFKSRKGLDEEVVRQISEMKGEPEWMLKFRLKALKHFQSRPTPTWGADLSDLDLDDIYFYVKPTDVEGQSWDDVPETIKNTFDKLGIPEAEQKYLAGVGAQYDSEMIYHNVQEELEKQGVIFMSIEDGLRKHPDLFREYFSTVIPIEDNKFAALNSAVWSGGSFVYVPKGVKVKLPLQAYFRLNVANIGQFERSLIIADEGAQVHYVEGCTAPLYSTNSFHSGVIEIIVKKDARVRYTTIQNWSSNVYNLVTQRAMVYENGTMEWVDANLGSKTTMKYPSCYLMEPGAHGEILSVAFAGPNQHQDAGGKALHFAPNTSSKITSKSISRGNGRSSYRGLLKVFPEAEGSKSNVVCDALLLNHDSRSDTYPYIEVDAEDVTLGHEATVSKVGEEQLFYLMSRGMTEEEATTMVVSGFIEPLVKELPMEYAVEMNRLIQLQMIGSVG from the coding sequence ATGGGTGACCATCAGGAGACTGAATTTCTTAATGAATTAAGTGAATATCAATATGGTTTCAGCGATCCAGAGACCTATGTCTTCAAGAGCCGCAAGGGGCTGGATGAGGAGGTTGTTCGGCAGATCTCGGAAATGAAGGGGGAGCCGGAGTGGATGCTGAAATTCAGGCTGAAGGCTTTGAAGCATTTTCAGTCCCGACCGACCCCGACCTGGGGCGCTGATCTGAGCGATCTGGATTTGGATGATATTTACTTTTACGTGAAACCAACCGATGTAGAAGGTCAATCGTGGGATGATGTCCCCGAGACGATCAAGAACACCTTTGATAAGTTGGGCATCCCTGAGGCAGAACAAAAGTATCTGGCCGGGGTTGGTGCGCAATATGACTCGGAGATGATTTACCATAACGTTCAGGAAGAGCTGGAAAAGCAGGGTGTGATCTTTATGTCCATTGAAGATGGCCTGAGGAAACATCCCGATCTTTTCCGGGAATACTTCTCAACCGTCATTCCGATTGAAGACAACAAATTTGCAGCCTTGAACAGCGCGGTCTGGTCGGGCGGCTCGTTTGTGTATGTTCCCAAGGGCGTCAAGGTCAAGTTGCCGCTGCAGGCTTATTTCCGGCTCAACGTAGCCAACATCGGACAGTTTGAGCGGTCCCTGATCATTGCGGATGAGGGCGCCCAGGTGCACTATGTGGAAGGCTGTACAGCGCCGCTTTATTCGACCAATTCCTTCCATTCAGGCGTCATTGAGATCATCGTTAAGAAAGATGCTCGGGTGCGCTATACGACCATTCAGAACTGGTCCAGCAACGTTTATAACCTGGTGACCCAGCGGGCGATGGTGTATGAAAATGGCACGATGGAGTGGGTGGATGCGAATCTCGGTTCCAAGACCACGATGAAATACCCGTCCTGTTATTTAATGGAACCAGGTGCCCATGGTGAGATCCTTTCCGTGGCCTTTGCCGGGCCGAACCAGCATCAGGACGCTGGCGGGAAAGCGCTGCACTTTGCACCAAACACTTCCAGCAAGATCACATCTAAGTCGATCAGCCGGGGCAATGGGCGCAGCTCCTATCGGGGGTTGTTAAAAGTCTTCCCCGAAGCTGAGGGCTCGAAATCCAATGTGGTTTGTGATGCGCTGTTGCTCAATCACGACTCACGTTCGGATACCTATCCCTATATCGAGGTGGATGCGGAAGATGTGACCCTTGGTCATGAGGCCACCGTCTCGAAGGTCGGCGAGGAACAGCTCTTTTATTTGATGAGCCGCGGCATGACTGAAGAAGAAGCCACCACGATGGTGGTCTCAGGCTTCATTGAGCCCTTGGTCAAAGAACTGCCAATGGAATATGCCGTTGAAATGAACCGTCTGATCCAGCTTCAGATGATCGGTTCTGTTGGATAG
- the sufD gene encoding Fe-S cluster assembly protein SufD — MAKTPKIVTRRKRPVEHVALADFTFSDSDIPELTDERLRGYHLAAWDNYTNLPFPTLRDEPWRRTDIRGLNTDQFQQSTFNQDLPQPPASLLNPISTNAERAGQVITGMSESQCWLDEDVAAQGVVFMSFHEAEEQHPDLMDKLLSQIVSPAEDKFTALAAALAKDGVVLYVPKNVIVEKPLQSLYWGAGEHQAFFNHLIVWAEEGAQVTFVHESASPDGKPDTQNLHDGIVEIYVGRNARLNFVELQSWGDNVWSFTRERARVMGDGNLEWIFGAMGTHLTKNFSDIDLVEEGATGRMSGFYFTSDHQHLDHDTQQNHMAPNTTSDLLYKGALMDHSRSVWQGMIYVAPGALGADGYQANRNLILSKDARADSIPGLEILADDVRCTHGATVGKIDESLLFYLLSRGIPQKEAEKLVVMGFFEPIMDRIPFDGVKDRFHDAIQDKMSLD, encoded by the coding sequence ATGGCGAAGACACCCAAGATTGTGACTCGTCGGAAGCGTCCTGTTGAACATGTCGCACTGGCGGATTTCACATTTTCAGATAGTGACATTCCCGAACTGACGGATGAACGGCTGCGAGGTTATCACCTGGCAGCCTGGGATAACTACACCAACTTGCCTTTCCCGACCTTGCGGGATGAGCCCTGGCGGCGGACGGATATCCGTGGGTTGAATACAGACCAATTCCAACAGTCCACATTCAACCAGGACTTGCCCCAACCGCCAGCTAGCCTACTGAACCCCATTTCCACGAATGCTGAACGGGCTGGTCAGGTGATTACCGGGATGTCGGAATCCCAGTGCTGGCTGGATGAAGACGTCGCAGCTCAGGGTGTGGTTTTCATGAGTTTCCATGAGGCCGAAGAACAGCATCCTGACCTAATGGACAAGTTGCTGAGCCAGATTGTGTCGCCTGCGGAAGATAAGTTCACCGCACTGGCGGCTGCCCTGGCTAAAGATGGCGTGGTGTTGTATGTCCCCAAGAATGTCATTGTGGAAAAGCCCCTGCAAAGCCTCTATTGGGGTGCAGGAGAGCATCAGGCGTTCTTTAACCATCTGATCGTTTGGGCGGAAGAGGGCGCACAAGTAACGTTTGTGCACGAATCGGCCTCACCTGATGGCAAACCGGACACGCAGAATTTACATGATGGGATTGTTGAGATTTATGTCGGTCGCAATGCCCGTTTGAATTTCGTGGAGCTGCAATCCTGGGGTGATAATGTCTGGTCCTTCACCCGGGAACGGGCGCGGGTCATGGGTGATGGCAATTTGGAGTGGATCTTTGGCGCGATGGGCACCCATCTGACTAAAAACTTCTCCGATATTGACCTGGTGGAAGAAGGGGCAACCGGGCGGATGTCTGGTTTCTACTTCACCAGCGATCACCAACACCTGGACCATGACACCCAGCAAAACCACATGGCACCGAATACGACCAGCGACCTGCTTTATAAAGGCGCACTGATGGATCACAGCCGCTCTGTCTGGCAGGGGATGATCTATGTCGCTCCGGGTGCATTGGGGGCAGATGGTTACCAGGCGAACCGCAATCTGATCCTTTCCAAGGATGCACGAGCAGACTCGATCCCCGGGCTTGAGATCCTGGCGGATGATGTCCGCTGTACGCATGGGGCAACGGTGGGGAAGATTGATGAGAGCCTGCTCTTTTACCTCCTCAGCAGAGGTATTCCGCAGAAAGAAGCGGAAAAATTGGTCGTGATGGGCTTCTTTGAGCCGATTATGGATCGGATACCCTTTGATGGCGTTAAGGATCGTTTCCATGATGCTATTCAGGATAAGATGAGCCTGGATTAA
- a CDS encoding non-heme iron oxygenase ferredoxin subunit has protein sequence MLTELTYYPICSTEELPAGERLFIELDDEPVVIFNLAGDYYAIADVCTHDMGSLGEGEVEGHQIICPRHGARFDIRTGEVLTLPAVKGVPSYHVRVNDGMVEIGVEE, from the coding sequence ATGTTGACTGAACTGACATATTATCCAATTTGTTCCACAGAGGAGCTGCCCGCAGGGGAGAGGCTGTTCATTGAATTGGACGATGAACCTGTTGTGATTTTTAATCTTGCCGGAGATTACTATGCCATCGCTGATGTTTGCACCCATGATATGGGCTCCCTCGGTGAAGGTGAGGTAGAAGGCCACCAGATCATCTGCCCCCGCCATGGGGCGCGGTTTGATATCCGTACCGGAGAGGTGCTGACGCTGCCGGCGGTCAAAGGTGTGCCCTCCTACCATGTGCGGGTAAATGACGGCATGGTTGAGATTGGGGTGGAAGAGTAG
- a CDS encoding PIG-L family deacetylase: MNHNMTFFGETLLFIGAHPDDIELGCGALIAEVADRANVVCVTLSDNQENPDLAYLVGEHQNSMSILGVKPENDILRQFTTRRFQAARQEILEEMLALKKTYHPEVVFVHTSQDIHQDHKTVTEEALRAFRGTTVLGFDVLRSSYGFFPNFLVDVSEQSVQNKIKALKAYETYQDRYYFDENILHATAIRHGALAERPYAEGFDILRIVGEFRK, from the coding sequence ATGAACCATAACATGACCTTTTTCGGCGAAACACTGTTGTTCATCGGCGCCCATCCGGACGATATCGAGCTGGGTTGCGGTGCACTGATCGCAGAAGTCGCCGACCGGGCAAATGTGGTCTGTGTGACCCTATCGGATAATCAGGAGAATCCTGATCTGGCCTATTTGGTTGGTGAACACCAAAATAGCATGTCCATTCTGGGCGTCAAACCCGAAAATGACATCCTGCGCCAATTCACCACCCGCCGTTTCCAGGCCGCCCGGCAGGAAATTCTGGAAGAGATGCTCGCTCTGAAAAAGACCTACCATCCGGAGGTCGTTTTCGTGCACACATCTCAGGATATTCACCAGGACCACAAAACCGTGACCGAAGAAGCACTGCGTGCCTTCCGCGGCACCACCGTCCTGGGATTCGATGTCCTGCGCTCCAGTTATGGTTTCTTCCCCAACTTCCTGGTGGATGTCTCCGAACAAAGCGTCCAGAACAAGATCAAGGCCCTTAAAGCCTATGAGACCTATCAGGACCGCTATTACTTCGATGAAAATATCCTCCATGCCACGGCTATCCGCCACGGTGCTCTCGCTGAGAGGCCTTATGCCGAAGGCTTCGACATCCTGAGGATCGTTGGTGAATTTAGGAAATAA
- a CDS encoding methyltransferase domain-containing protein, with the protein MKIDYVETTNDLITRINIHDAYGARDIDKWMLEVLPLKQGMAILDVGCGAGKQCFSYLAHLSGKAEITGGDVSKDLLAKAEEENKKLGNRVTFQPLNFNEPFPFPDNTFDLVSCSFAIYYAEDIPFTIKEMHRVLKPGGTLFTTGPMPENKQMFYDIIKEATGKEIPPMPGSSRYASQILGSVKETFSKTEVVVFENPLTFPSVEPFIAYTRASLSEDRLLWNTFFQTKEDFEAIMEKITQVSQKWFDRDGKLVMTKVVGGILATK; encoded by the coding sequence ATGAAAATTGATTACGTTGAGACGACAAACGATTTGATTACCCGCATCAATATCCACGATGCCTATGGCGCCCGTGATATTGACAAGTGGATGCTGGAAGTCCTGCCGCTCAAACAGGGCATGGCCATTCTGGATGTCGGCTGCGGCGCAGGGAAGCAGTGCTTCTCCTATCTCGCCCACCTCAGCGGTAAAGCTGAGATCACCGGCGGTGATGTCTCCAAAGACCTGCTCGCCAAAGCCGAAGAGGAAAACAAGAAGCTGGGCAACCGGGTTACTTTCCAACCCTTGAACTTCAACGAACCCTTCCCCTTCCCGGATAACACCTTCGACCTCGTCTCCTGCTCCTTCGCGATCTATTACGCCGAGGATATCCCCTTCACCATCAAGGAAATGCACCGGGTTCTCAAGCCAGGCGGCACTCTTTTCACAACCGGTCCCATGCCGGAGAACAAGCAGATGTTCTATGACATCATTAAAGAGGCCACCGGCAAGGAAATCCCCCCCATGCCCGGCAGCTCTCGCTATGCTTCCCAGATCCTGGGTTCTGTCAAAGAGACCTTCTCCAAAACAGAGGTTGTCGTCTTTGAAAACCCGCTGACCTTCCCCTCCGTTGAACCCTTCATCGCATACACCCGGGCCAGCCTTTCCGAAGACCGCCTGCTCTGGAACACCTTCTTCCAGACAAAGGAAGATTTCGAAGCCATCATGGAAAAAATCACTCAGGTCTCCCAAAAATGGTTTGATCGCGACGGTAAACTCGTGATGACCAAGGTCGTCGGTGGGATCCTGGCCACAAAGTAG